The window GATCCTCGGGGTATCGTTTCGTTTGCTGTTTTTCTTTCTCCTATCCTCTACCTTTCTTCGCCTTTTttgatttcgtccgctcggacaatggctagctcttcccagccacaagaccaagcccttggcccatggtataccaccatggagtcgtgcttcgatcggcgcgacgccgacatTCTGATAAATAgttttgacatcccttctgacCTCGAAATTATCTTACTCACTCCCTCCGCTCGGCAACACAAACCGCCGCAcggagccttttgtgttttccgcgaccagttcactaCCGATCTGCGactccccattcatcccttcatcgttaaagtttgtaactttttcggcattccgctcggaagcctagtccccaacactttccgccttttatgcggcgtcgtcgtcctattcaaaatccataacattcccctccgaccggaggtcttttactatttctactaccctaaacagtccgagctgggcacctacatgttccaggctcggcccagtttagttttcttcaataaactaccctcttccaataagcattggaaagaattttatttttatattcgccttcccgagtGGGCACCCTTCCTAAcgaagtggcagatcggaccaccaacctcaccagagctcaaaaggttcaaaacccgaccgggctatcttcatgccgccaacatgctggccggtctgaggtttgacatcaacaagttcctgccttaaggggtgatgtatatattcagtctgagtccgatcaggaccccccttccgatcggattcggtaagaattttacttcgtgaattcattttaattgctaactgattttctctgttttcctttgcagcaaatgttgtcatggagtcggtgatggctggtattttgaagaggaaggcggcggcgctcgaagccgcgacagccaaagaaatggagactctcggcatccagccggtcggctctaatgaGGGGGAGAGCGGGACAAATGCTGGGGAGTctgccgctcaggcttctctcccagagccagcggctGGCGCAACTGCAAGTCGAGAGCCTTCTGCTCGGGAGGAGGGCTCGACGCAAGAGGAAGAGCGCCCCCTCCGACAAAAAAGACGTCGGGCGGAAACGCCACTTCGCTCGGCTACTTCTGCGATCcatccatccgagcgggtcatCGCCGCTTCTCGAGGAAAAGCACCAGAGGtggaggcgatttcgtccgatcggacgcccTCCCAACTAGACGCGTCTGCGGACCCCCTTGAGGCCGTTCCGATCAGCGCCCTTCCACCTGCTCCCCGCAAAGTCCATCGTTCAACGATTTTATCCCAATTTTCTGCgtcggcctccgatccttccccagcgtccgcccagacgactcccggtcgtCGCCGCACCATCCGGGTCTCCTTGCATCTCTCCACTGAGGAATTAATGCCCGAAGCCGATCGGCCGACAACGCCCGAGCACCTGATCACCATGAAAGGGCCTTTagctgaaatgtgggccgacgctcaggCACGCGTCGCAATAATTCCTCTCAGCagcttggccaatagccacatgcagcaggctaCTGGGGTAAGTGCGTTTTCTTCCGAGTTTTTTATGCATTCTTgccgatcggccactaacaacttctcttttcttttttgtcagagatgggtggaggagattgttgTCTCCAACCGTCTGGCGATGGTGGATGAAGAATTGAGGAGATTGAAGGCTGCGTACGGTCCgcccggctcccaaggcccttcttACTCTGAGCTACAGAAAGAACTCAAGAAGGCCCAAAACTTGTTGGcggtcgagcagaagaagacggctgATCAGGCCCACACTTTGGTcgagctcgagcggcaagtcaagacgctcgaccaaaaaataaacctggccaccactcggaaaaacacggccatctccgatctggagaaaaagaatgtcgaggcttggggattggagcagaaagtaaaggagTTGATGGCGCAACTGGCCAACGAGAAGATTGCCCGCTCGGATGAGGTGAAGAAGCTCGAAGCCGCTTTGCAAGAACATCAGGAGGCCGTCGAAGCTTCCCGGGCGGCtctcaaagaataccaagaggccgagccaagtcgggtcgccgccctgagacagaattacGTCCGCTCGGCCGAATTTTTGGAGAAAGTTTGTGAGCGGATGTACATGGCCTTTGAACTTGCTATGAATGCCACGACAGaatatttgaagtccaaaggGCAACTTCCCGATTCCGCCGTCATCCCCGCTCAGGACCAGGCAACGCTCCTCAACAACATCCCGAAAGATCTCTACGAGTATTTGGAATAGAAAGTATatgtgtaattcggccgctcggccaaagactatccttttttttgtaatttggccgctcggccTTAGTTTCTTTAATATGATATCATTTTGTttgctttgtccttttgctagtcaATATGTGTGATGTCTGCTCGCCTCTCATCACACCtctcttgtgttcgaaagggatttttacgaagtattttgcgtaacTTTTCCACTCGGCTGAATATGTCCTGCTTCGACAGAAGAGGTTATTTACTTGATgttgatgaagtacctttgggtactgggccgaaCGGAACGTATAGGCGATCGAACGGTATTGACGGCGAGTACCTTTAGGCACTTGCTCACAAATCCTCTTTATTGCCTTCGTCCGGCcggtgggtttatagtcgccggctcgactctcgatatttaacgtcggagctcgacggtcttctgctcggagggtttatagtcgtcggctcgactctcgatatttaacgtcggagctcgacgttaaatatcgatagtcgagccggcgactataaaccctccgagcggaagaccgtcgagctctgacgttaaatattgagagtcgagccggcgactataaaccctccgagtggaataccgtcgagctcgacgttaaatatcgagagtcgagccggcgactataaaccctccgagcggaagaccgtcgagctccgacgttaaatattgagagtcgagccggcgactataaaccctccgagtggaataccgtcgagctccgatgttaaatatcgagagtcgctcattcggaagccgcccagagattacgatcatatgttacaccgggccaatgaatacatcaacgtggaggaagcccaggcggcccaaagaaaagaagtcACAACTGACTGGCCAacacctgccgagcggaagcctgtaACTCGCCgggagccgcccagaggaccgcgggccgaagcagtccgctctcaccatgcgaggtcccatgtccaagaggtagctgctgagcggcccaaaccaaagaagaaggtatggacccccatgttctgctcttcccacagacggcgccactGAGGTTGGGGTAAGATGCCAAATTTTGATCAACGACTCTCGCCGCCTTCTATTCCTTTTCCTGAGGTAGCTGCATGGAATTTTCAGTCCTCGAGGCATGGTGCCACTACTCCCATATCACCACCATGATTTTCCTGTCATGTCCATCATAAATTTCATTTCATAGAAAACCACCGCGTGTCCCACTTACTCTCTCCGATACGACACCTGACGTACACTTTCTGTACGCGACTCGATGGCACTTCTCTTCCCTCGATCTAACGGCTATCGTGCGTCATGCTATTTCGATTGCCCGACTCGAATCCCGATGTCTTTTAAGGGTTTTTGTTTAAAAACCCTAAATGCCTCAAGTGGTTATTCATCGGCACTTCCTCTTCCTTTAACCTTTCTTTCTCCGATTGTTCTTGCTTATCCCTCGTGCATCTCCTTTGTAAGAGTCTTTCCTTCATCATCTTCTACTTCTTGTGCTTTTCAATTTGGTAATGGTCGGCGAAGCGGTAATCCCCTGGTATGCATACTTCCGTTTCGATTTTGATAAGAGTGACCTTAAGTCAATACACTCTAGCTTGCAGCTTTCTGAAGCATACAAGTTTCGCCTTCCTAGTCCTGACGACCATCCTTGTCCTTCTCCCGCTGGCTTCGTGACCTTCTTCAAAGACCATCTTCTTGGCAGTCTATGCTTTCCTATCCATTCCTTCTTTTCTTTGTTGAGTAGGATGTGGGTACTTTGGTGTCCCTTTATCCTAGTTCGCTCCAATGCCTTCCGTGTCATGTGCGGAATGGTAATTCTGTGTCATTTGTACGAGATTCCAATAACTCCCCAGCTTTTTCATCACTTCTATTCCCTCAAGCGATCAAAGCCGGGTATTTTCATAGTGTAATATAGGTCTGGGTACAAGTTTTTTGTGTTGAATGGTATCCCAATCTTCCTTCTCCTTTTAAGTTGAGTGATCATCAACACCGACTAGAGTGCTTCATTGCTTCTGAGAAATTGGTTGGGGTGCAGTTCCGACTCCCCTCCTTACTGCGAAAGAATGTGTTGTACACCTTTAGGTTGAACCCTATTCGAACGCCTCTGACAGCGTCTTTTAGTAAGATCAAATAACTCTTCTTTCATGTCTTCActaaatgaaatattttcttttgcCTGTAGAAGTCATCATGTTCAGAGTTTTCGCCCTCAACTCCTCCGCAATGCCTAGCGACATCCTGAGGAAACGTGGGAAAGAGATTATGACTGACCAAGAGGTTCCCCCGACAAGCGCTTCAGCAGGAGCCTCTTCACAACAAACAGGAGGACACGAGATTCTTGAAGAAGAATCTCGCCCCACATCAGAACCTTCGGCCGCCACTACATCTAGTGAGAGGACTTCTTCTCCAGCAGCCCAGCGGCTCTTGCTTCTTGAACGCAAGAGGCGACGCATGACTCCCTTGGTCCAATCCTCCCCCCAGAGGCCGCCTATGTCACGGGTGTCCGGTAAGGCCAAAACTCCCGCCTGGGACAGTACTCCAGTTTCTTCGGAAGTTACGGCCTCCTCTCCTGTTCCTACCTCAGTCTAGGAGCAGACGTCCTCCCGAGCGGGAGGCCAGCCCGGGACTTCTATAGCTCCTGTTCCTCCTTCTTCGAGCCAACGATCGGCTCCTGCCCTTACGCTCCCTTCTTGCCCCAAGGAGCGATCCAAGGGACGGTATGCTTTCACCTCTTCATTTCAATTGTCGTCTCTTCAAGTGTTGGGTTCAATCCCCTCTTCCATCACTTCTCCCAACTACGGTCAGGTGCAACTTCATGGTGCCTTAGCAGATTCATGGAAGAGCACCGCTAATCAGATTTTTGAATATCCTCAACTGGACTTGGCCGACAAGTTCTCCCAACAAATAGTGTCGGTAAGCCTTATCTGCTTTTTTTTTTCATGTCCTCTAGACATCGCTGATCTTGTACTCTTTACAAACCTATGTCATGGGTCTGAGCCTTTACTAGTACGTCATCAGTCTGCATCGGGAGAATGAGTCCTTGAGGGCTCAAATTCAAGAATTGGCATCCCCGACGACCGCGAGTCGTGCCTTTGATATGATGACCCTGAGAGCCTGATTAAATCCCACTTATGGACGGTGGAAGACCAAACTCGAATTGTCCGGGACTTGGCCCATGCAGAGTTTAAGAAAGTGAAGTCCCTGGAGACCGCACTGAAGACCAGTGTGTCCAAGCTTAAGTCTGAGGGCCTGAGGCATGCTCAAATTCTGACAGACTTGGAGGCAAGGGACACAGAGGTTACCATCCTATCCTCCCAACTGCAGGACCTCCAAAAGGTGCATGCCTCCCTACAGACAGACCTGGCGGCTAAAATGGCAGATTTGTCTACCAGCACTGATCGGGAGGCTACTCTATAAAAGTAACTAGATGCTGCTCAGGCATCTCTCAAGTCTGGGCAAGCGGAACTCTCGACAGCAAAGGCAGAGACAATGGTTGCTCGCCAGGAGTTGgctaatgttggttgctactcggaaaacctagaggttccactgtaaaaaaattttgtacaaaggtctgaaccttttcctagctaccatgtgttcttttaaattaaattttggatcgcctgcggaacttaacacgtttgatccaaaacttaatctatttgttcttttagggtttgaattggatctcctgcgaaacttaacacgttcgacccaaatcaccttaagttattaatttcattaaatattaatttccataattggttcccagtactgacgtggcgaggcacacggccttcttggatatgggagcaatcaccaccgactagacaaaacgttttatagaaatctaatatttaatttcctaaaataactttaggttaaccaaaaagaacaatcaaatcacaaggaaaagaaaaaacaaaagaacacaacatcgaaaaacatattcgaaattctagaacgtaagcctcttgtatttggtattatttccataaataactagcatgatgcggaaagaaaaattactagttataccttgtagaaaaacctcttgatcttctatcgtattcctcttctaacctcggacgttgtgtgggcaacgatcttccgagatgagaaatcaccaaccaccttcttctcctcctagctaggttcggccacaaagaaagaagcttcaccaaggaagaaaaacaaaacactaaccaagctccaagagatgctagcttcctctccttcttcttcttcttctccaagtagtatccggccaccacaagagctccaagcctttgagagaggttcggccaccacaagaggaagagagggagataatgatgatggccggccacaccaaggaacaaaagagggagagaaaataatagaggttgtgtcttgtgaaggcaccctcaccccttcttttatattccttggcctaggcaaattaggaaatttaattataataaaatttccttaatttccttgacatgatttaattgagaaaaataaaataaaatttccccaattaaattcaagtggccggccacatcatgaagaacaaattggacaagtttcaatcaacaattaaaacttcctaatttatttccggtaattttaaaaaataaaatttctcttcaaaaatctcttcatggttgataaaaggaaatttctataattttaattttatcaacatgtgaataattttaaagagaaaataaaatatctcaccaatctacaaataaggaaagagatctaatctctttctttaatcttttgtagatcttttataagagagatattttaatttaaattatctttaataaattatttcttccacataataaaaattaaaattaaaattcctttttaatttaatttggccggcccccactagcttgggttcaagctaggaccggccacccaatttatacctaggcgaCCCTaccttggttcccaagctagttggccgacccctattaggtgaaggtgggtataagacttataaataagaggctacgataggatcgagaggaggaattggttttggtctccgataaaattaagcatcccgtgttcgcccttaacacacaacttaattttatcaataataattcattccactagagaactattattgaactaccgcaccaatcccaaattacattttgggctccttcttattatgagcgtgttagtctcctgtgtttaagatatcgaatgtccactaactaagtgagttactgacaactcatttaattaatatctaagtccaagagtagtaccactcaaccttatcgtcatgtcggactaagtccacctgcagggtttaacatgacaatccttatgagctcctcttggggacattatcaacctagtatctctaggacacagtttccttctataatcaacaacacacactataagtgatatcatttcccaacttatcgggcttattgattcatcgaactaaatctcacccattgataaattaaagaaataaatatcaaatatatatgcttgttattatattaggattaagagcacacacttccataataactgaggtttttgttcctttataaagtcagtataaaagaaatgacctctaatggtcctactcaatacactctaagtgtactagtgtaattatacagtcaagataaactgatacttaattacactacgaccttctaatgatttgttcctttccattttggtcgtgaactactgtttataatttataaggtactgataacattatcttctgcatgtgacaccacatgctatgttatctacaatataaattaattgaacaaatgtagataatttgactaaatgtgattctttattcaaaacaaatgtttacaaaagcttaggctttcagtatacactccaacaatctcccacttatactaatgactaagctgtcatatcgtctaccatacatctgattcccattccctccacatgccgatcaaaagctttcgccggaagggccttagtgaaaggatctgccaggttatctgctgatgcaatcttggcgatgacaacttatcctcgcttcacgatatctcgtatcaagtggtacttgcgctctatatgtttacttgccttatgagcccgtggttccttcgagtttgcaactgcaccgctattatcacaataaattgtgatgattttgggcaaaccagaatcacatctaagtccattagaaagttcctgagccatactgcttctttagctgcctctgagactgccacatattcagctaacgcatttctgcttaacactcctccatgaaatggctccacctcctaaagtaaacacatagtccgatgtagacttactgttatctctatctgattggaaatctgaatccgtgagcagatcgtctgcttggtaaactagcatataatctctagtccttctcaggtactttaatatatgttttaccgcagtccaatgtccttgtccagggttactctgatatctgctgaccatgcccacggcaaaacagatatcaggtctagtacataacattgcatacattatgcttcctacagccgaagaataaggaactgctttcatgtcctctatttatttcgatgtctttggagacatctctttagatagagctactccatgtctaaaaggtaagaaacctttcttggaatcctgcatgctaaaacgagcaaggattgtatctatatatgaagcttgggacagacacaacattcttttcttacgatcccttataactttgatcccaagaatgtgtgcacaatctcctaagtccttcatatcaaattgtttggacaaccatacccttacgtctgataataccttgacattgttgccaattaacaaaatatcatctacgtatagtacaagaaataccaccacgtttccgttacacttcttatatacacaagactcatccggactttgaataaatccatatgactggattacttcattaaaccggatgttccaagatcttgaaccttgctttagtccataaatggaccgattgagcttgcacactagatgctctttgcctttttcaatgaacccttctggttgcttcatatggatgttttcttcaagatttccattaaggaaagttgtcttgacatccatttgccaaatctcataatccatatgagcaacaatggataagagtatcctgaACTACTTAAGGACAACatcgtgaaaaggtctcctcataatcgattccctctttccgagtgtaccctttcgcaacaagcctagctttgaaggtttctaccttcccgcccgtccctcttttcctttgtagatccacttgcatccaacggcttttacaccatcagtggttctacaagctcccgcaccttattagagtacatagactctatttcgaattcattgccttttgccaagatccatctatatcttggagtgcttcattatatgttcAGGATCATGTTTACCGGGAttaagtccaagactctcccaaaacatgaatctttcagtcgctttacaaccctcccactacgacgaggcactgtctgtggttgtgtatcatgtgtgacacgtgttgcactctcttgtggtacttcatcttgtactgttggtactaaagtagacgtgtcctgtcttagttcttctaaaacaactttactactggcttgtgatccattatatagtcttcttctaaaaactgggtattggtgctaacaatgaccttccgtctttaggactataaaataaacctcttttcgccctttgggatatcctacaaacacgcgaacttctgcgggattctaacttatcaagatctcggTTTCAAAGACATGTCCGGACTACCCCAAACCAATATGTCTTAGACGAagccgcccattccacaattctatgggagtagaagaaaccgatttagaaggtactaagtttagaacgATATTGTtctttccagagcatatccccaaaacaaatttgtaatctcaataactcatcatcgatctaaccatttccataagagtcttgttccttcgctcgctacaccattctgctgggtgTTCCAGTGCAGACAATTGAATCCcagcctcgataagtaattcctaaactctcctaagaggtattcgccaccacgatcggaacagtagtgtcttgatacttttacctagtcgcttctccacatcgaccttgtattctttgaatttatcaaagcacttggactcaaagcattaggtaaatgtatccgtatcttgaataatcgcccataaaagagacaaaatattcaaaaccacctcttgcttggatggacataggaccacacaaatcagaatgaaccaattctaacacttctttggctctatacccctttgccttgaacgacatcttggtcattttaccttctaagcaagattcacaagttggaaaattttcaactctaatgaactcaaacgtccatcggctataagcctctgaatcctacttaagttaatatgaccaagccttagatgccaaagatatgcttggttcatttcgaaggttcttttctcttattagaattagaagatgagttataaatttccatgttttgctttgtggaagaaattgatttaaagtatacaaattgccaactaatgcaccggaacagataatcactttatttcttttaataactacatcgttactaaaggaaaccgaatatccatctaaaaacagtttagaaaccgaaattaaattctttctaaagcgggtacataaagacaatttcttaaaatcaaatttctatttctactaaaagataagtagacgtctcccactgcaacaccgccaccttagtagcattgcccatgtagacggtaatctctccttcagatagtcgtcgggtttcgaacccctgcagagaattgcatacatgatcagtggctcctacaTCTACGTGcgggtagataacaccgctaaacatgtttcaacaactagagcatgagatatacctttgttttggttcttacaaGGACATTTCCAATGTCCCGCCTTGCatagatgaagcatttgcccttctgTTCTTCACTCCCTTTAAATCCcagactgagatttattcactttctttcttgaaccaaattgtttcttcttcttcttctctcggtttagaagtagaatcattttcaaagatagtgaatttgagcattgtgcgaaataatccttctgctgctgtcaaaagttccgctaatgaataaatcctattattcatattatatttcaggtggaaccgctcaaaacttctaggtagcgttggaggatcatatcgatccgggtttccatcaatttctcctccaaggatctcatatctcgttcagataagccatcatctttaggatatgatccctcacaggagtaccctcttgcatggtggctgtcattatctttctc is drawn from Zingiber officinale cultivar Zhangliang chromosome 1B, Zo_v1.1, whole genome shotgun sequence and contains these coding sequences:
- the LOC122043830 gene encoding nucleolar and coiled-body phosphoprotein 1-like, producing the protein MVERHVALLPSSYDGGVVGDETEPVGSNEGESGTNAGESAAQASLPEPAAGATASREPSAREEGSTQEEERPLRQKRRRAETPLRSATSAIHPSERVIAASRGKAPEVEAISSDRTPSQLDASADPLEAVPISALPPAPRKVHRSTILSQFSASASDPSPASAQTTPGRRRTIRVSLHLSTEELMPEADRPTTPEHLITMKGPLAEMWADAQARVAIIPLSSLANSHMQQATGRWVEEIVVSNRLAMVDEELRRLKAAYGPPGSQGPSYSELQKELKKAQNLLAVEQKKTADQAHTLVELERVFALNSSAMPSDILRKRGKEIMTDQEVPPTSASAGASSQQTGGHEILEEESRPTSEPSAATTSSERTSSPAAQRLLLLERKRRRMTPLVQSSPQRPPMSRVSGKAKTPAWDSTPVSSEVTASSPVPTSV